Part of the Legionella cardiaca genome, CAGGGACTCGCATCGTCAGCAACCTTGCTAAAATTTTACATCAAAATGGAAAAGGAAGAGGTCTTATTTCAATCTGCACAGCAGGAGGTATGGGGGTTGCTGCTATTTTAGAAGCTGTTTAATTCAGCGCCATCAAGAGCAATAAATGATAAAAGCATGCCTAAACTTGCCGTATTTTAAATAGTACTTAAATGATGATATTTACTAGTTTAATCGCTGAATTTGCGTTAAAATACAATGGCATGTTTACCGGACAGCAACTATGAAACCCCTGACTCGTGATATTCTTTTAACATTATCCGTCAAATTCACCTTATTTTTTCTTCTATGGTTCATTTGTTTCAAGGATGTACAAAAACCTGTAAAAAATACACAACAATGGTTGTTGGGTTCTAGTTTGCACTCTGATATGACAGCAACTCGAACTAAAAATTGATTTTCAATTTGTTACTCCAGCCATGTGAGGTGATCTATGATTCCAGGCAGTGATGTGGTTGATTTATCCCGTCTCCAGTTTGCATTAACCGCGCTTTATCATTTTCTATTTGTCCCTTTAACGTTAGGTTTATCTATTTTACTGGCAATCATGGAAACGGTTTACGTCATGACTGGCCGTGAGATTTGGCGTCAAATGGTTAAATACTGGGGAATTTTATTTGGGATTAATTTTGCGCTAGGCGTTGCGACAGGTTTAACAATGGAGTTTCAATTTGGAACTAACTGGGCCTACTATTCGCACTATGTGGGCGATGTATTTGGTGCACCTTTAGCCCTTGAAGGCTTAATGGCCTTTTTTTTAGAGGCTACTTTTGTGGGTTTGTTCTTTTTCGGCTGGGATAAACTCACCAAGTTACAACATCTTTCTTGTACCTGGCTTCTTGCCCTGGGGACAAATTTATCGGCACTATGGATTCTTATCGCAAACGGCTGGATGCAAAATCCCGTAGGCGCAAGGTTTGATTATCAGACGATGCGTATGGAAGTAAGTAGCTTTGCAGATGTTATGTTTAATCCTGTTGCCCAAGCAAAATTCGTCCATACAATTAGTGCTGGCTATGTTACAGGAGCCATTTTTGTTTTATCGCTTAGTGCTTATTTCCTTTTACGCGGGCGTAATCAAGCTTTTGCCAAGCGCTCCATGACTGTAGCAGTTTCTTTTGGTTTAGCTTCAGCTTTATCTGTTGTAGTCTTGGGCGATGAAAGTGGCTATGTAGCCAATACTAACCAAAAAATGAAATTGGCAGCCATTGAGGCCATGTGGCATACCGAAAAAGCTCCTGCAGGCTTAACACTGATTGGGATTCCCAATGAGAAAACCATGAAAACTGATTTTGCGATTGAAATTCCTTGGGTCTTGGGAATAATTGCAACACGCTCTTTCGATGAACAATTAGAAGGTATTGTAGAACTTATAGAGCAAGGGAAGGAAAAAATTCGTGAGGGAATGCTCGCCTATGACGCATTAGTACGCCTTAAGCAAAATCCTTTGGACGCTCAAGCTAAAAATGATTTTACAGCCCATGGTAATTATCTGGGGTATGGTCTGTTATTAAAAAAATATACCGAGAATGTGGTAGACGCCAGTGAAGAGCAAATTAATAAGGCTGCAAATGATTTGGCTCCTCACGTAAAACCCCTATTCTTTTCATTCCGTATTATGGTCGCTTGTGGCTTTTTCTTCAT contains:
- the cydP gene encoding cytochrome oxidase putative small subunit CydP, whose translation is MKPLTRDILLTLSVKFTLFFLLWFICFKDVQKPVKNTQQWLLGSSLHSDMTATRTKN
- a CDS encoding cytochrome ubiquinol oxidase subunit I; this translates as MIPGSDVVDLSRLQFALTALYHFLFVPLTLGLSILLAIMETVYVMTGREIWRQMVKYWGILFGINFALGVATGLTMEFQFGTNWAYYSHYVGDVFGAPLALEGLMAFFLEATFVGLFFFGWDKLTKLQHLSCTWLLALGTNLSALWILIANGWMQNPVGARFDYQTMRMEVSSFADVMFNPVAQAKFVHTISAGYVTGAIFVLSLSAYFLLRGRNQAFAKRSMTVAVSFGLASALSVVVLGDESGYVANTNQKMKLAAIEAMWHTEKAPAGLTLIGIPNEKTMKTDFAIEIPWVLGIIATRSFDEQLEGIVELIEQGKEKIREGMLAYDALVRLKQNPLDAQAKNDFTAHGNYLGYGLLLKKYTENVVDASEEQINKAANDLAPHVKPLFFSFRIMVACGFFFILLFAIGFYLSIRRKLHTTNWYLHLAFWSLPLPWLAAELGWIIAEYGRQPWAVQGVLPTALGTSSVNASQVLTSLSGFVIFYTILAIVEIYLMVKYVRLGPDGLAH